The Nitrospira sp. sequence GCCAAACCGACATAGATGACTGCTTTCATCGGTCCTGAAATTCCAATAGGAGAGGGATCAATCGGCTCATTGATGTACATCTGTTTCACCACGATGAGGTAATAGTACATCGAGATCACGATGTTAATCAGACCGACCACGATCAACGTATAGAGTCCCTCTTTGATGGCAGCCACAAAAATGTAGAGTTTGCCGATAAACCCCGCAAGCGGAGGCACCCCGGCCAACGACAAGAGAAACAATAGCATCGCGAACGCCAGAAACGGCGAGCGCCGACTCAAGCCCCGATAGTCTTCGATTTCATCCCGGCCGATGGCCTGGCTGACCGCAATCACGACGGCAAAGGCCCCGATATTCGCGAAGAGATATGCCAGGAGATAGAAGAGAATGGCATCGCTTCCCATCTTAGTCCCTGCCGCAAGACCGATCAGGACATTTCCTATTTGAGCGATGCCGGAATAGGCCAACAGCCGTTTGATATTCCGCTGCGCGATGGCCACGATATTGCCGTAGGTCATGGATATGATTGATACCGCAACCAACAGGTAAACCCAGATCGGCTTGAACGTTCCCAGGGCCACCAGGAAAATACGGAGCAAAATCGCCAAGGCGGCGCCTTTTGGAGCAATCGATAAGAACGCTGTCACAGGAGTCGGGGCGCCATGGTACGTATCCGGAATCCACGCGTGGAAGGGAACGGCACCGATCTTAAATCCCAAGGCGGCAAAGATCAGCAGAAACCCGATGATCAACCCAGGCGTCGCTTGCGCTGACGCCATTTCCGAGAACACCAGCTTGCCGGTTTCGCCGTAGACGAGGCTGATTCCATAGGCGAAGAGGCCGGCCGCAAAGACCCCCAGGATAAAAAATTTGAGGCCCGCCTCGTTCGAGGCCAAATCATCCCGAAGGTAAGACACCAGAATATAGAACCCGAGCGTCGAGAATTCTAAACTGACGAAGACGGAC is a genomic window containing:
- a CDS encoding NADH-quinone oxidoreductase subunit N, whose product is MTFSLNMSFSDLLLLLPEILLTCWLCVIIIVDFASPRLPKERLAYLSVAGLMGTLVCLLWFDFNQVAGTLFGNMFVLDRMAIFFKVFILGSTILVILSSIEYVNRFTLFRGEYYVLVVMSALGMMFMASSNDLLSVFVSLEFSTLGFYILVSYLRDDLASNEAGLKFFILGVFAAGLFAYGISLVYGETGKLVFSEMASAQATPGLIIGFLLIFAALGFKIGAVPFHAWIPDTYHGAPTPVTAFLSIAPKGAALAILLRIFLVALGTFKPIWVYLLVAVSIISMTYGNIVAIAQRNIKRLLAYSGIAQIGNVLIGLAAGTKMGSDAILFYLLAYLFANIGAFAVVIAVSQAIGRDEIEDYRGLSRRSPFLAFAMLLFLLSLAGVPPLAGFIGKLYIFVAAIKEGLYTLIVVGLINIVISMYYYLIVVKQMYINEPIDPSPIGISGPMKAVIYVGLAGTLVIGIYPQPFTDWVVAATLMFANFVAPSATVIPPSLPLGS